From a region of the Kwoniella mangroviensis CBS 8507 chromosome 1 map unlocalized Ctg01, whole genome shotgun sequence genome:
- a CDS encoding cyclin-dependent kinase 1, whose amino-acid sequence MSLDNYTKLEKIGEGTYGVVYKARDLSSGNLVALKKIRLEAEDEGVPSTSIREISLLKELSKDDNIVKLLDIVHSDAKLYLVFEFLDMDLKKYMDTIGDKDGLGPTMVKKFTYQLVKGLYYCHAHRILHRDLKPQNLLINKEGNLKIADFGLARAFGIPLRTYTHEVVTLWYRAPEVLLGSRHYSTAIDMWSVGCIFAEMAMRQPLFPGDSEIDEIFRIFRVLGTPDEDVWPGVRALPDYKPTFPQWNAVDLKSAVKGLDDNGLDLLAQSLIYDPAHRISAKRALQHPYFTSTYPA is encoded by the exons ATGTCTTTAGATAATTATACGAAACTTGAGAAGAtcggagaag GTACATACGGTGTAGTATACAAAGCTCGAGATCTATCTAGTGGTAATCTAGTCGCATTGAAGAAAATCAGattagaagctgaagatgaaggtgtaccATCTACGTCGATTAGGGAGATCAGTCTTTTGAAGGAATTGAGTAAAGATGATAACATTGTGAA ACTCTTAGATATCGTTCACTCAGATGCAAAGTTATATCTGGTGTTTGAATTCCTCGATATGGACTTGAAGAAATATATGGATACTATAGGTGATAAGGATGGACTTGGGCCCACTatggtcaaa AAATTCACCTACCAACTCGTCAAAGGTCTTTATTACTGCCACGCTCATCGAATCCTTCATCGAGATTTAAAACCTCAAAATCTATTGATCAACAAAGAAGGTAATCTCAAAATCGCCGATTTTGGTTTAGCTAGAGCTTTCGGTATTCCTCTAAGAACTTATACCCACGAG GTAGTCACACTTTGGTACAGAGCACCAGAAGTATTACTTGGTTCTAGACATTATTCAACTGCGATTGATATGTGGTCCGTTGGATGTATCTTCGCTGAGATGGCTATGAGACAACCCCTCTTCCCTGGAGATTcggagattgatgagatcttcaGGATCTTCCG AGTGCTTGGAACACCCGACGAAGATGTATGGCCCGGTGTAAGAGCTTTACCAGATTACAAGCCTACTTTCCCACAGTGGAATGCCGTTGATCTGAAATCTGCCGTAAAAGGGTTGGACGATAATGGTTTGGATCTTTTGGCTCAGTCCTTGATCTACGATCCCGCTCATAGAATTTCAG CTAAACGGGCACTACAACATCCTTATTTCACTTCTACCTATCCCGCTTAA
- a CDS encoding 4-hydroxybenzoate polyprenyl transferase, with the protein MLPSLARCSASRSFQKSFFNPSFRPTFASSSRLTRPSSSSSIRQLSTTRSILNTNANIPSSPSRITQKDAHAPHPSVTSEIIHPQSPLSEPAPKSILDNLPRWASPAKPYLALTRIDKPIGTLLLFWPCTWSITMASTLLHLPITTPLFYISLFGLGALIMRGAGCTINDMWDAKMDAKVDRTKSRPLASGDVTQFQALSFLGLQLSAGLAVLTQLNWYSIVLGASSLSLVVLYPFMKRITYYPQVVFGMTFNWGVFLGWSAVAGVTDWTITAPMYLGGIAWGIAYDLIYAHQDKLDDVKAGVKSMALRFPDNSRTVISVLYTTFVSMLTLTGHLAGMGPLYYMISCGATAAHLAWQTITVNFDDRADCWRKFCSNGYITGGLVWLGIAAEYVQNVSSI; encoded by the exons ATGCTCCCCTCACTGGCAAGGTGCTCTGCCAGCCGTTCCTTCCAAAAATCATTcttcaacccatctttccGCCCGACCTTCGCGTCCAGCTCTAGATTAACACGACCCTCGTCATCGTCCTCGATACGACAACTATCGACTACCCGATCAATACTCAACACCAACGCCaacattccttcttccccatcaCGAATCACTCAAAAGGATGCTCACGCACCTCACCCCTCGGTGACATCCgagatcatccatcctcagTCTCCCCTCAGCGAACCTGCACCTAAAAGTATTTTGGACAATTTACCGAGATGGGCATCACCCGCTAAGCCTTATTTGGCGTTGACGAGGATAGATAAACCCATAGGGACGCTGTTGCTGTTCTGGCCATGTA CCTGGTCAATAACGATGGCTTCTACCCTCCTACACCTGCCAATCACCACCCCATTATTCTACATCAGCTTATTCGGATTAGGAGCGTTGATCATGAGAGGAGCAGGATGTACGATCAATGATATGTGGGATGCGAAAATGGATGCGAAAGTCG ACCGTACGAAATCGCGACCTTTAGCTTCTGGAGACGTCACGCAGTTCCAGGCATTGTCATTTTTGGGTCTACAATTATCAGCTGGGTTAGCTGTGCTCACTCAGCTGAATTGGTATTC AATTGTCTTGGGGGCgtcatcactatcactagTGGTGCTATACCCATTCATGAAGAGGATAACGTACTATCCTCAAGTTGTATTCG GGATGACATTCAACTGGGGAGTGTTCCTCGGTTGGTCAGCCGTAGCCGGCGTCACAGATTGGACGATCACTGCTCCGATGTATCTAGGTGGTATAGCTTGGGGAATAGCATATGATCTGATATACGCTCATCAG GACAAATTGGACGACGTGAAAGCAGGTGTAAAATCCATGGCACTTCGATTCCCCGATAATTCCCGTACAGTCATTTCAGTACTTTACACCACTTTCGTGTCGATGTTGACCCTCACTGGTCACCTCGCTGGGATGGGTCCACTATATTATATGATTTCATGTGGAGCTACAGCCGCTCATCTGGCTTGGCAAACGATCACTGTCAATTTCGATGATAGGGCGGATTGTTGGAGGAAGTTCTGCTCGAATGGATATATCACCGGTGGACTTGTTTGGTTGGGTATTGCAGCGGAGTATGTGCAGAATGTTTCGTCAATTTAG